One stretch of Nocardioides perillae DNA includes these proteins:
- the aroB gene encoding 3-dehydroquinate synthase, which produces MSGVSPAGGSEGRGGGGGESRGDTVLEVRGASPYDVVVGRGLAPRLPEVLGDHTQRVAVLHPAELTEPLAPVLDALRPHFDVLALGLPDGEHTKTAAVAADCWEALGESGFTRSDAVVTVGGGATTDLGGFVAATWLRGVRVVHVPTTLLAMVDAAVGGKTGVNTGAGKNLVGSFHEPAGVLCDLDLLDTLPRAELVAGMGEVVKCGFVADPVVLDLVEAHGEAVLDPASPVLRELVERAVAVKVDVVVGDLRETGGRDGHPGREVLNYGHTLAHAVERAEDYQVRHGEAVAIGSVFVAELARRAGRIDEALVERHRRAFGAVGLPTTYAGAPFDELLATMRVDKKARGSLLRFVVLEGLARPAVLEGPEESWLREAYAAIGGPA; this is translated from the coding sequence GTGAGCGGGGTGAGCCCGGCGGGTGGCAGCGAGGGTCGCGGCGGGGGCGGCGGCGAGAGCCGCGGGGACACGGTCCTGGAGGTGCGCGGCGCCTCGCCTTACGACGTCGTGGTCGGTCGCGGCCTGGCGCCGCGCCTGCCCGAGGTGCTCGGAGACCACACGCAGCGCGTCGCGGTCCTGCACCCGGCCGAGCTGACCGAGCCGCTGGCGCCCGTGCTCGACGCGCTGCGCCCGCACTTCGACGTGTTGGCCCTCGGCCTCCCCGACGGCGAGCACACCAAGACCGCCGCGGTGGCCGCGGACTGCTGGGAGGCGCTGGGGGAGTCCGGCTTCACCCGCAGCGACGCGGTCGTGACCGTGGGAGGCGGCGCGACGACCGACCTCGGCGGCTTCGTCGCCGCGACCTGGCTGCGCGGGGTGCGCGTGGTGCACGTGCCGACCACGCTGCTGGCGATGGTCGACGCCGCGGTGGGGGGCAAGACCGGGGTCAACACCGGCGCCGGCAAGAACCTCGTCGGGTCCTTCCACGAGCCGGCGGGCGTGCTGTGCGACCTCGACCTCCTCGACACCCTGCCGCGCGCGGAGCTCGTCGCCGGCATGGGCGAGGTCGTCAAGTGCGGCTTCGTCGCCGACCCGGTGGTCCTCGACCTGGTCGAGGCGCACGGCGAGGCCGTGCTCGACCCGGCCTCGCCGGTGCTGCGCGAGCTGGTCGAGCGGGCGGTGGCGGTCAAGGTCGACGTCGTCGTCGGCGACCTGCGCGAGACCGGGGGCCGCGACGGTCACCCGGGCCGCGAGGTGCTCAACTACGGCCACACCCTGGCCCACGCGGTCGAGAGGGCCGAGGACTACCAGGTGCGCCACGGCGAGGCGGTCGCGATCGGGTCGGTCTTCGTCGCCGAGCTGGCGCGGCGGGCCGGGCGCATCGACGAGGCGCTGGTGGAGCGGCACCGCCGTGCGTTCGGCGCGGTGGGACTCCCGACGACCTACGCCGGAGCCCCCTTCGACGAGCTGCTCGCCACGATGCGCGTCGACAAGAAGGCCCGCGGCTCGCTGCTGCGCTTCGTGGTCCTCGAGGGCCTCGCCCGCCCTGCGGTGCTCGAGGGTCCGGAGGAGTCCTGGCTGCGCGAGGCGTACGCCGCGATCGGCGGCCCGGCGTGA
- a CDS encoding shikimate kinase: protein MPAADGSAAGSTGPRVVLVGPMGAGKTTVAGLLGERWGLPVRDTDADVAASAGQSISDLFVDHGEAHFRALERDAVALALAEHDGVLALGGGAVLDPATRELLAGHPVVFLRVGLSDAVKRVGLGTSRPLLVGGVRARVKALLDERAPVYEAVATLVVDTDDRTPDDVADEVARRVEAREQEEAR, encoded by the coding sequence GTGCCTGCCGCAGACGGGTCGGCCGCCGGGTCCACCGGGCCCCGGGTGGTGCTGGTCGGCCCGATGGGCGCCGGGAAGACGACGGTGGCCGGCCTGCTCGGCGAGCGCTGGGGGCTCCCCGTGCGCGACACCGACGCCGACGTGGCGGCGAGCGCCGGGCAGAGCATCAGCGACCTCTTCGTCGACCACGGCGAGGCCCACTTCCGCGCGCTCGAGCGCGACGCCGTCGCCCTCGCCCTCGCCGAGCACGACGGGGTGCTGGCGCTGGGAGGCGGCGCGGTCCTCGACCCCGCGACCCGCGAGCTGCTCGCCGGGCACCCGGTGGTGTTCCTGCGCGTCGGCCTCTCCGACGCGGTGAAGCGGGTCGGTCTCGGCACCTCGCGACCGCTGCTCGTCGGCGGCGTGCGCGCGCGGGTCAAGGCGCTGCTCGACGAGCGCGCCCCGGTCTACGAGGCCGTCGCGACCCTGGTGGTCGACACCGACGACCGCACCCCCGACGACGTGGCCGACGAGGTCGCGCGGCGCGTCGAGGCACGCGAGCAGGAGGAGGCACGGTGA
- the aroC gene encoding chorismate synthase: MLRWLTAGESHGPALVAILEGLPAHVRVNTDDVADALARRRLGHGRGARMKFERDEVTFLGGVRHGETQGGPVAVQVANTEWPKWEKVMAADPVDAEELAALARNAPLTRPRPGHADLVGMQKYDFDEARPILERASARETAARVALGRVASAFLEQAVGARLVSHVVELGGVPAPEGSLPSADDVERLDDDPVRCLDPEASAAMVARIDQAHKDGDTLGGVVEVVVDGLPPGLGSHVHWDRRLDARLAGALMGIQAIKGVEVGDGFRLAATPGSLAHDEIVTTDQGLRRTSGRSGGTEGGMTTGEVLRVRAAMKPIATVPRALRTVDVATGEATTAHHQRSDVCAVPAAGSVAEAMVALVLADAVVEKFGGDSVGETRRNATAYLDALRYR, encoded by the coding sequence ATGCTGCGTTGGCTCACTGCGGGCGAGTCCCACGGTCCTGCCCTGGTCGCGATCCTCGAGGGGCTGCCCGCCCACGTGCGGGTGAACACCGACGACGTCGCCGACGCGCTGGCGCGCCGGCGGCTGGGCCACGGGCGCGGCGCGCGGATGAAGTTCGAGCGCGACGAGGTGACCTTCCTCGGCGGGGTGCGCCACGGCGAGACCCAGGGCGGGCCGGTCGCGGTGCAGGTCGCCAACACCGAGTGGCCCAAGTGGGAGAAGGTGATGGCCGCCGACCCGGTCGACGCCGAGGAGCTGGCGGCGCTCGCCCGCAACGCGCCGCTGACCCGGCCGCGGCCGGGCCACGCCGACCTCGTCGGCATGCAGAAGTACGACTTCGACGAGGCCCGGCCGATCCTCGAGCGGGCCTCGGCCCGCGAGACCGCGGCCCGCGTCGCGCTCGGCCGCGTCGCCTCCGCCTTCCTCGAGCAGGCCGTCGGTGCGCGGCTGGTCTCCCACGTCGTCGAGCTCGGCGGCGTGCCCGCACCCGAGGGCTCGCTGCCCAGCGCCGACGACGTCGAGCGGCTCGACGACGACCCGGTGCGCTGCCTCGACCCCGAGGCGAGCGCCGCGATGGTCGCCCGCATCGACCAGGCCCACAAGGACGGCGACACCCTCGGCGGCGTCGTCGAGGTCGTCGTCGACGGCCTCCCGCCGGGCCTCGGCTCCCACGTCCACTGGGACCGCCGCCTCGACGCGCGGCTCGCGGGCGCGCTCATGGGCATCCAGGCGATCAAGGGCGTCGAGGTGGGCGACGGCTTCCGCCTCGCGGCCACCCCCGGCTCGCTGGCCCACGACGAGATCGTCACCACCGACCAGGGCCTGCGCCGCACGTCGGGTCGCTCCGGCGGCACCGAGGGCGGCATGACCACGGGCGAGGTGCTGCGCGTGCGCGCCGCGATGAAGCCGATCGCCACGGTGCCCCGGGCCCTGCGCACCGTCGACGTCGCCACCGGCGAGGCGACCACCGCCCACCACCAGCGCTCCGACGTCTGCGCCGTGCCGGCTGCGGGCAGCGTCGCCGAGGCGATGGTGGCGCTGGTGCTGGCCGACGCGGTCGTGGAGAAGTTCGGCGGCGACTCGGTGGGCGAGACGCGGCGCAACGCCACCGCCTACCTCGACGCCCTGCGCTACCGGTGA
- a CDS encoding prepilin peptidase, whose amino-acid sequence MSVGDLLDSGALVPAVVTALVCAGLALGAPALLARVPEPDEPDPDKPAYAVLAAAPRLSLRLAAASGVLGLLVGGALGWAWALPVWWVLVPAGVLLAHVDWRTMLLPTWLVARLYAVVVPLVVVGTLVGRDLDDLLRAGTGWAVAGGLYLLLWLVHPRGLGYGDVRLSGVLGIALGQLGWAELLVGTYAGFLLGGVLGGLLSVLRVVERKGFPFGPFMLLGAVVGAVAGPALAGLAA is encoded by the coding sequence GTGAGCGTGGGCGACCTGCTCGACAGCGGGGCGCTGGTGCCGGCGGTCGTGACCGCGCTGGTGTGCGCCGGCCTCGCGCTGGGCGCCCCGGCGCTGCTGGCGCGCGTGCCCGAGCCCGACGAGCCCGACCCCGACAAGCCGGCGTACGCCGTGCTGGCGGCGGCACCGCGGCTGTCGCTGCGCCTGGCGGCGGCCTCCGGCGTGCTGGGGCTGCTGGTCGGCGGTGCGCTCGGGTGGGCGTGGGCGCTGCCGGTGTGGTGGGTGCTCGTGCCCGCCGGCGTGCTGCTCGCCCACGTCGACTGGCGCACGATGCTGCTCCCGACGTGGCTGGTGGCGCGCCTCTACGCCGTCGTCGTGCCGCTGGTCGTCGTCGGCACGCTGGTCGGCCGCGACCTCGACGACCTGCTGCGGGCGGGCACCGGGTGGGCGGTGGCCGGCGGTCTCTACCTCCTGCTGTGGCTGGTGCACCCGCGCGGGCTCGGCTACGGGGACGTGCGGCTCTCGGGCGTGCTCGGGATCGCCCTCGGCCAGCTCGGCTGGGCCGAGCTGCTGGTCGGCACCTACGCCGGCTTCCTGCTCGGCGGCGTGCTCGGCGGGCTGCTCTCGGTGCTGCGGGTGGTGGAGCGCAAGGGCTTCCCCTTCGGGCCGTTCATGCTGCTCGGCGCGGTCGTCGGCGCCGTCGCCGGCCCGGCGCTGGCGGGTCTCGCCGCCTGA
- a CDS encoding shikimate dehydrogenase, with translation MSAPGPGQRRCAVLGDPVDHSLSPALHAAAYAALDLPWDYTARRVPAGTLAAFLASAAGEEAWRGFSLTMPLKREVLPLLDEVGEQARRAGAANTVVLEHAAGGVRRHGDNTDVPGAAAAVRERTDVEPRTVTVLGGGATATSTALALCDLGARQVRLLVRAAARAEETAAAVAAHPAAPRVEVLDLATAPVVGEVVVSTVPAAAQDDALLARCAAAPVVFEVLYDPWPTPLQAAAERGGQALVTGLDLLVHQAVLQVELMTGRAVPLAAVRDAGEAAVAARSAAP, from the coding sequence GTGAGCGCCCCGGGGCCGGGGCAGCGGCGCTGCGCCGTGCTCGGCGACCCGGTGGACCACTCGCTCTCGCCGGCGCTGCACGCCGCGGCCTACGCCGCGCTCGACCTGCCGTGGGACTACACCGCGCGGCGGGTCCCCGCGGGCACGCTCGCGGCCTTCCTGGCGTCGGCCGCGGGCGAGGAGGCGTGGCGGGGCTTCTCTCTGACGATGCCGCTCAAGCGCGAGGTGCTGCCGCTGCTCGACGAGGTCGGCGAGCAGGCACGCCGCGCGGGCGCCGCCAACACCGTCGTGCTCGAGCACGCCGCGGGTGGGGTGCGCCGACACGGGGACAACACCGACGTGCCCGGCGCGGCCGCGGCGGTGCGCGAGCGCACCGACGTCGAGCCGCGCACCGTCACGGTGCTGGGCGGGGGAGCGACGGCGACCTCCACGGCGCTCGCGCTGTGCGACCTCGGGGCGCGCCAGGTGCGCCTGCTGGTGCGGGCGGCCGCGCGGGCGGAGGAGACCGCTGCCGCCGTGGCGGCGCACCCGGCGGCGCCCCGGGTCGAGGTGCTCGACCTCGCGACCGCCCCGGTCGTGGGCGAGGTCGTCGTCTCGACCGTGCCGGCGGCGGCGCAGGACGACGCGCTGCTCGCGCGCTGCGCCGCGGCGCCGGTGGTCTTCGAGGTGCTCTACGACCCGTGGCCGACCCCGCTCCAGGCGGCGGCGGAGCGTGGCGGGCAGGCGCTCGTGACCGGCCTCGACCTGCTGGTGCACCAGGCCGTGCTGCAGGTGGAGCTCATGACCGGGCGGGCGGTGCCGCTCGCCGCGGTCCGCGACGCCGGCGAGGCCGCGGTGGCCGCCCGGTCGGCGGCGCCGTGA
- the mltG gene encoding endolytic transglycosylase MltG — MNEEQRTPAEPVDDGLDLVHDEAQPDVLLAADPDPDADPDPGYTPGGRRRRKKRVPGCLAALVALTVVVAGFYVAVTKGVDYLSSAFGEAEDYPGPGSGSVLFEVEPGDTVAQMGRELKELGVIASVQALTDAALGNEAANGIQVGTYELREEMRASDALEVLVDPANIVRSTVTVPEGLRLEQVLDVLAEGTEFRRGRFERVLEQPGSIGLPDYAGGDAEGYLFPATYDVAPGDTPRDILRAMVDRWRQAADEAGLEQAAADLGYTPHELMTVASLVEAEGRGDDMPRISRVIYNRLEGEETNGLLQIDATVNYAAGNDLGAVPTLEDLEVDSPYNTYQNPGLPPGPIEMPGAEAIEAAANPAEGDWFYYVTVDLATGETKFAETYDEFLRYKDELRDYCANESDRC; from the coding sequence ATGAACGAGGAGCAGCGCACCCCGGCCGAGCCGGTGGACGACGGACTGGACCTGGTCCACGACGAGGCGCAGCCCGACGTGCTCCTCGCCGCCGACCCCGACCCCGACGCCGACCCCGACCCCGGCTACACCCCGGGGGGGCGGCGCCGCCGCAAGAAGCGCGTGCCCGGCTGCCTGGCGGCGCTCGTCGCGCTCACGGTCGTCGTCGCCGGCTTCTACGTCGCGGTGACCAAGGGGGTCGACTACCTCTCCAGCGCCTTCGGCGAGGCGGAGGACTACCCCGGCCCGGGCTCCGGCTCGGTGCTCTTCGAGGTCGAGCCCGGCGACACCGTCGCCCAGATGGGCCGGGAGCTGAAGGAGCTCGGCGTCATCGCCTCCGTGCAGGCGCTCACCGACGCCGCGCTCGGCAACGAGGCGGCCAACGGCATCCAGGTCGGCACCTACGAGCTGCGCGAGGAGATGCGGGCCTCCGACGCGCTGGAGGTGCTGGTCGACCCCGCGAACATCGTGCGCAGCACGGTCACGGTGCCCGAGGGCCTGCGCCTCGAGCAGGTGCTCGACGTGCTGGCCGAGGGCACCGAGTTCCGCCGGGGCCGCTTCGAGCGGGTGCTCGAGCAGCCGGGCAGCATCGGCCTGCCCGACTACGCCGGCGGTGACGCCGAGGGCTACCTGTTCCCCGCGACGTACGACGTGGCGCCCGGCGACACCCCGCGCGACATCCTGCGCGCCATGGTCGACCGCTGGCGCCAGGCCGCCGACGAGGCGGGGCTCGAGCAGGCCGCGGCCGACCTCGGCTACACCCCCCACGAGCTCATGACCGTGGCCAGCCTGGTCGAGGCCGAGGGCCGCGGCGACGACATGCCGCGGATCTCGCGGGTGATCTACAACCGGCTCGAGGGCGAGGAGACCAACGGCCTGCTGCAGATCGACGCCACCGTCAACTACGCCGCCGGCAACGACCTCGGCGCGGTGCCGACGCTGGAGGACCTCGAGGTCGACTCGCCCTACAACACCTACCAGAACCCGGGCCTGCCCCCCGGCCCGATCGAGATGCCCGGTGCCGAGGCGATCGAGGCGGCGGCGAACCCGGCCGAGGGCGACTGGTTCTACTACGTCACCGTCGACCTGGCCACCGGCGAGACGAAGTTCGCGGAGACCTACGACGAGTTCCTGCGCTACAAGGACGAGCTGCGCGACTACTGCGCCAACGAGTCCGACCGGTGCTGA
- the ruvX gene encoding Holliday junction resolvase RuvX has product MRHGTRLGLDPGDARVGVARSDPTGFLATPLETVRRGKGDLARLATLTREAEAVEVVVGLPRSLSGGEGPAAAKVRDFAARLARRVAPVPVRLVDERLTTVSAESVLRQQGRKGADRRAVVDMAAAVLILQHALDTERSSGQAPGEIVEENA; this is encoded by the coding sequence GTGAGGCACGGCACCCGGCTCGGGCTCGACCCCGGCGACGCCCGCGTGGGTGTCGCCCGGAGCGACCCGACCGGCTTCCTCGCCACACCGCTCGAGACCGTGCGGCGAGGCAAGGGCGACCTGGCGCGGCTCGCGACGCTGACCCGCGAGGCCGAGGCGGTGGAGGTCGTCGTGGGGCTCCCGCGCTCGCTGAGCGGCGGCGAGGGGCCGGCCGCGGCCAAGGTGCGCGACTTCGCGGCCCGGCTCGCGCGACGGGTCGCGCCCGTCCCGGTGCGCCTCGTCGACGAGCGCCTCACCACCGTGTCGGCAGAGTCGGTGCTGCGCCAGCAGGGCCGCAAGGGCGCCGACCGCCGCGCCGTCGTCGACATGGCCGCCGCGGTCCTGATCCTGCAGCACGCGCTGGACACCGAGCGGAGCAGCGGCCAGGCTCCCGGAGAGATCGTCGAGGAGAACGCATGA
- the alaS gene encoding alanine--tRNA ligase encodes MDTSEIRRRFVAHFEAAGHTAVPSASVLANDPNLLFVPAGMVPFKPYFLGQETPPYERAVSVQKCVRTPDIDDVGKTTRHGTFFEMCGNFSFGDYFKERAIELAWDLVTKPQADGGWGFPEDKLYPSVYVDDAEAVALWKKVTGLPDERIARLGKSENYWSMGVPGPGGPCSEILIDRGPAYGADGDFSAEDRYLEFWNLVFMQDELSAVRSKEDFDIAGSLPKKNIDTGMGLERVAFMTQGVENMYEIDVMFPVIERAMELTGKRYGADPVDDVRFRVVADHVRSSMMLIGDGVTPGNEGRGYVLRRLLRRAVRSVRLLGFGDPALPELMPVSRDKMAETYTDLVREWDRIARVAFAEEDAFRRTLQAGTQIFDLAAGEVKQSGGATLSGERAFALHDTYGFPIDLTLEMAAEQGLAVDEAGFRGLMAEQRERAKADARAKKGGHADTGVYRTVLDEHGPTEWLAYETLETESRAVALLRGAAPVRSLAQGEVGELVLDRTPFYAESGGQAADAGTIAFTSAAGGGTLEVLDVQRPVRGLVVHQVRVVEGELDADAELHARVDPEWRTGARQAHSGTHVVHAALREVLGPTALQAGSYNRPGYLRLDFGWTQALSPAQLRDVEQVSQQALRADLPVAWDYMTLEQAKEWGAIALFGETYDSGKVRVVEIGGPWSRELCGGTHVEHSSQIGTVVVTGESSVGSGNRRIEALTGVEGFGYLARERDVVAQLTATLKTRPDELVGRVQDLTERLRTAEKELERLRVAQLLAQGAQLAEAATDVHGVAVVAHRVDGAGGGDVRTLALDVRARIPADRPGAVVVLGVADGKVAVVAAVNDEARSRGVSASALVRAVGPHVGGKGGGKDDVAQGGGIDPSGAEAALAAVTAEVARAAQA; translated from the coding sequence ATGGACACCTCCGAGATCCGCCGGCGGTTCGTCGCCCACTTCGAGGCGGCGGGCCACACCGCGGTGCCGTCGGCGAGCGTGCTCGCGAACGACCCCAACCTGCTCTTCGTCCCGGCGGGGATGGTCCCGTTCAAGCCCTACTTCCTGGGCCAGGAGACCCCGCCCTACGAGCGGGCGGTCAGCGTGCAGAAGTGCGTGCGCACGCCCGACATCGACGACGTCGGCAAGACGACGCGCCACGGCACGTTCTTCGAGATGTGCGGCAACTTCTCCTTCGGCGACTACTTCAAGGAGCGGGCCATCGAGCTCGCCTGGGACCTCGTCACCAAGCCGCAGGCCGACGGCGGCTGGGGCTTCCCGGAGGACAAGCTCTACCCCAGCGTCTACGTCGACGACGCCGAGGCCGTCGCGCTGTGGAAGAAGGTCACCGGGCTGCCCGACGAGCGCATCGCCCGGCTCGGCAAGTCGGAGAACTACTGGTCGATGGGCGTGCCGGGCCCGGGCGGGCCCTGCTCGGAGATCCTCATCGACCGCGGGCCGGCCTACGGCGCGGACGGCGACTTCTCCGCCGAGGACCGCTACCTCGAGTTCTGGAACCTCGTCTTCATGCAGGACGAGCTGTCTGCGGTGCGGTCGAAGGAGGACTTCGACATCGCCGGCTCGCTGCCGAAGAAGAACATCGACACCGGCATGGGCCTCGAGCGCGTCGCCTTCATGACGCAGGGCGTCGAGAACATGTACGAGATCGACGTGATGTTCCCGGTCATCGAGCGCGCGATGGAGCTGACCGGGAAGCGCTACGGCGCCGACCCCGTGGACGACGTGCGCTTCCGCGTCGTCGCCGACCACGTGCGCTCCTCCATGATGCTCATCGGCGACGGCGTGACGCCCGGCAACGAGGGCCGCGGCTACGTCCTGCGCCGACTGCTGCGCCGCGCGGTGCGCTCGGTGCGCCTCCTCGGCTTCGGGGACCCGGCGCTGCCCGAGCTGATGCCGGTCAGCCGCGACAAGATGGCCGAGACCTACACCGACCTCGTGCGCGAGTGGGACCGGATCGCCCGCGTCGCCTTCGCCGAGGAGGACGCCTTCCGCCGGACGCTGCAGGCGGGCACGCAGATCTTCGACCTCGCGGCGGGCGAGGTGAAGCAGTCCGGCGGTGCGACGCTGTCGGGGGAGCGGGCGTTCGCCCTGCACGACACCTACGGCTTCCCGATCGACCTCACGCTCGAGATGGCCGCCGAGCAGGGGCTCGCCGTCGACGAGGCGGGCTTCCGCGGCCTGATGGCCGAGCAGCGGGAGCGGGCGAAGGCCGACGCGCGCGCCAAGAAGGGCGGCCACGCCGACACCGGCGTCTACCGCACCGTGCTCGACGAGCACGGCCCGACCGAGTGGCTGGCCTACGAGACCCTCGAGACCGAGTCGCGGGCGGTCGCGCTGCTGCGGGGCGCCGCGCCCGTGCGCAGCCTGGCCCAGGGCGAGGTCGGCGAGCTCGTGCTCGACCGCACGCCCTTCTACGCCGAGTCCGGTGGTCAGGCCGCCGACGCCGGCACCATCGCCTTCACCTCCGCCGCCGGTGGCGGCACGCTCGAGGTGCTCGACGTGCAGCGGCCCGTGCGCGGCCTGGTCGTCCACCAGGTGCGGGTGGTCGAGGGCGAGCTCGACGCCGACGCCGAGCTGCATGCCCGGGTCGACCCGGAGTGGCGCACCGGCGCGCGCCAGGCGCACTCCGGGACCCACGTGGTCCACGCGGCGCTGCGCGAGGTGCTCGGCCCCACGGCGCTGCAGGCCGGCTCCTACAACCGGCCCGGCTACCTCCGCCTCGACTTCGGGTGGACCCAGGCCCTGAGCCCCGCGCAGCTGCGCGACGTGGAGCAGGTCTCGCAGCAGGCGCTGCGCGCCGACCTGCCGGTCGCCTGGGACTACATGACGCTGGAGCAGGCCAAGGAGTGGGGCGCGATCGCCCTCTTCGGCGAGACCTACGACTCCGGCAAGGTGCGCGTCGTCGAGATCGGCGGCCCCTGGTCGCGCGAGCTGTGCGGCGGCACCCACGTCGAGCACTCCTCGCAGATCGGCACCGTCGTGGTGACCGGCGAGTCCAGCGTGGGCTCCGGCAACCGCCGCATCGAGGCGTTGACCGGCGTCGAGGGCTTCGGCTACCTCGCCCGCGAGCGCGACGTCGTCGCGCAGCTGACGGCCACGCTCAAGACCCGGCCGGACGAGCTCGTCGGGCGTGTCCAGGACCTCACCGAGCGGCTCCGCACCGCCGAGAAGGAGCTGGAGCGACTGCGCGTGGCCCAGCTGCTGGCCCAGGGGGCCCAGCTGGCCGAGGCGGCCACCGACGTCCACGGCGTCGCGGTCGTGGCCCACCGCGTCGACGGCGCCGGCGGCGGCGACGTGCGCACGCTCGCGCTCGACGTGCGCGCCCGCATCCCCGCCGACCGCCCGGGCGCCGTCGTGGTGCTCGGCGTCGCCGACGGCAAGGTCGCGGTCGTCGCCGCCGTCAACGACGAGGCCCGCAGCCGCGGCGTCAGCGCCAGCGCGCTCGTGCGCGCGGTCGGTCCGCACGTGGGCGGCAAGGGCGGCGGCAAGGACGACGTCGCCCAGGGCGGCGGCATCGACCCGTCCGGTGCGGAGGCGGCCCTCGCAGCGGTCACCGCCGAGGTCGCCCGCGCGGCGCAGGCCTGA
- a CDS encoding DUF6167 family protein: MSRSLWFVAGAGAGVWAVQRARRAAEALTAGGLRDRLQALDHGARLVAAEVAAGRAEKEAELRERLGLVPPTTPALEAGPPPTDAKELP, encoded by the coding sequence ATGAGCCGCAGCCTCTGGTTCGTCGCGGGGGCGGGAGCGGGCGTGTGGGCGGTGCAGCGCGCCCGCCGCGCCGCCGAGGCCCTCACCGCCGGCGGCCTGCGCGACCGCCTGCAGGCGCTCGACCACGGCGCCCGACTCGTCGCCGCCGAGGTCGCCGCCGGCCGCGCCGAGAAGGAGGCGGAGCTGCGCGAGCGGCTCGGCCTCGTCCCCCCGACCACGCCCGCCCTCGAGGCCGGCCCCCCGCCCACCGACGCGAAGGAACTGCCCTGA
- a CDS encoding replication-associated recombination protein A, which produces MVDDDGLFDAPAPAVPTGAAGPRAGGGAGSLSANTTASAPLAVRMRPRTLDELVGQEQLRAEGSPLRRLVEGDQPMSLLLWGPPGTGKTTIASILSQQTRRRFVEVSAVSAGVKEVRAAIDAARHELVHSGEETVLFVDEVHRFSKAQQDALLPGVENRWVTLVAATTENPFFSVISPLLSRSLLLRLESLTDDDVAAVLDQALVDERGLAGAFSLDDDARDHLVRLAGGDARRSLTYLEAAAGAARATGADRIDLATTETAVDRAAVRYDRQGDQHYDVTSAFIKSVRGSDADAALHYLARMVEAGEDPRFIARRLVVLASEDVGLADPTALTTAVAAAQAVQLIGMPEARFNLAQATIALAVAPKSNAVTRAIDAAQADVRAGRIGPVPPHLRDAHYGGAATLGHGGGYLYSHDAPYGIAEQQYAPDVVADAEYYRPTALGAEAAVKERWERIRRLVRGSGPGRSGGTRPAG; this is translated from the coding sequence GTGGTTGACGACGACGGGCTCTTCGACGCACCGGCGCCGGCCGTCCCCACGGGGGCGGCCGGGCCGCGCGCCGGTGGTGGCGCCGGGTCGCTGAGCGCCAACACCACGGCCTCCGCGCCCCTCGCGGTGCGGATGCGCCCGCGCACCCTCGACGAGCTGGTCGGCCAGGAGCAGCTGCGGGCCGAGGGCTCGCCGCTGCGCCGCCTGGTCGAGGGCGACCAGCCCATGTCGTTGCTGCTGTGGGGCCCGCCCGGCACCGGCAAGACCACGATCGCCTCGATCCTGAGCCAGCAGACCCGGCGCCGCTTCGTGGAGGTCTCGGCGGTGTCGGCCGGCGTGAAGGAGGTGCGCGCCGCCATCGACGCGGCGCGCCACGAGCTGGTGCACAGCGGCGAGGAGACCGTGCTCTTCGTCGACGAGGTGCACCGCTTCTCCAAGGCCCAGCAGGACGCGCTGCTCCCCGGCGTGGAGAACCGCTGGGTCACGCTCGTGGCCGCCACCACCGAGAACCCCTTCTTCTCGGTCATCTCGCCGCTGCTCTCGCGCAGCCTGCTGCTGCGCCTGGAGTCGCTGACCGACGACGACGTCGCCGCGGTGCTCGACCAGGCGCTGGTCGACGAGCGCGGCCTCGCCGGCGCCTTCTCCCTGGACGACGACGCCCGCGACCACCTCGTGCGGCTGGCCGGCGGCGACGCCCGCCGCTCCCTGACCTACCTCGAGGCGGCCGCCGGCGCCGCGCGTGCCACCGGTGCCGACCGCATCGACCTGGCCACCACCGAGACCGCGGTCGACCGCGCGGCGGTGCGCTACGACCGCCAGGGGGACCAGCACTACGACGTGACCAGCGCCTTCATCAAGTCGGTGCGGGGCTCCGACGCGGACGCCGCGCTGCACTACCTCGCGCGCATGGTCGAGGCGGGGGAGGACCCCCGCTTCATCGCGCGCCGGCTCGTCGTCCTGGCGAGCGAGGACGTCGGCCTCGCCGACCCCACCGCCCTCACCACCGCCGTGGCCGCGGCGCAGGCGGTGCAGCTGATCGGCATGCCCGAGGCCCGCTTCAACCTCGCACAGGCGACCATCGCCTTGGCGGTGGCGCCGAAGTCCAACGCCGTCACCCGGGCCATCGACGCCGCCCAGGCCGACGTCCGCGCGGGCCGCATCGGGCCGGTCCCGCCCCACCTGCGCGACGCGCACTACGGCGGGGCCGCGACCCTGGGTCACGGCGGCGGCTACCTCTACAGCCACGACGCGCCCTACGGCATCGCCGAGCAGCAGTACGCCCCCGACGTGGTCGCCGACGCCGAGTACTACCGACCGACGGCCCTGGGCGCCGAGGCGGCCGTCAAGGAGCGGTGGGAGCGCATCCGCCGACTGGTGCGCGGCTCGGGTCCCGGCCGGTCCGGCGGCACCCGCCCCGCGGGGTAG